A window from Candidatus Nitrospira neomarina encodes these proteins:
- the lon gene encoding endopeptidase La — translation MDTPPATENTLIVSLPLVPVKRTVLFPDTLVPFTIGRPRSIAAVEAAMNSEDKALVFATQRDSEKEEPEFDDLYGIGTKAVIKQMGKTPDGHLQVLAQGIERVVLLKKEQDEPHMIVRSRQLALALESDLELEALHRELVELIGQLPELLTTQGVVELVAVLRAEKNPLSVAYRLVSLLNLNVERLQGLLEQSDAKEVLRQVYGALAHELHILKIRHEIASQAQAEIGKSQREYFLRQQLKEIQQELGELETQPEDGEVGELKARIEKADLPDIVRTEATRELKRLVKLPPASPDHQVIRSYLELVLELPWNTLTEDHLDLTHVRTILDEDHYGIQDVKERILEHLAVLKLNPSAKAPILCLVGPPGVGKTSLGQSIARALERKFERLSLGGLHDEAELRGHRRTYVGAMPGRLIQALRRAGAKNPILMLDEVDKVGQDFRGDPASALLEILDPEQNHTFRDNYLDLPFDLSKVMFITTANSLDTISRPLLDRMETIRLGGYSHQEKLEIANRYLWPRRLKEAGLESKPLTLEEQVIPHIIKRYTREAGVRQLEQMLGRLTRKVALKLAEHPPDQPEESLTITQVDLPEWLGIERFMPEEARKTLPLGVATGMAWTETGGDVLYVESALLPGGSDLTITGHIGDVMQESAQAARSYLWSRAESLGLDIAVFKQSGMHIHVPEGAIPKDGPSAGVTMASALASLLLKIPVRKDTAMTGEIGLTGLVLPVGGIKEKILAAHRVGLRRIVLPKANEKDLKDVPDTVRSELSVVFVETIEEALHAVLLKTPDTREKEKNPLHTQPAGSEQQSVIGSL, via the coding sequence ATGGATACTCCCCCAGCTACCGAAAATACACTTATTGTTTCCCTACCGCTCGTCCCTGTGAAACGAACGGTCTTGTTTCCAGATACCCTCGTTCCCTTCACGATCGGTCGACCCCGCTCGATTGCAGCGGTGGAGGCAGCGATGAATTCGGAGGACAAAGCCTTGGTGTTCGCCACCCAGCGTGACTCAGAAAAGGAGGAACCCGAGTTCGATGACCTGTATGGCATCGGCACGAAAGCCGTCATCAAACAAATGGGCAAAACTCCGGACGGTCATCTTCAGGTTCTCGCCCAAGGAATCGAACGCGTCGTCTTACTGAAAAAGGAACAGGACGAACCCCATATGATCGTTCGCTCCCGGCAACTTGCTCTTGCGCTTGAATCCGACCTTGAACTGGAAGCCTTGCATCGTGAACTTGTTGAACTTATTGGCCAATTACCGGAATTATTGACCACCCAGGGGGTGGTGGAATTGGTAGCCGTGCTTCGAGCCGAGAAAAATCCCCTTTCAGTAGCGTATCGGCTCGTATCCCTCCTCAACCTCAATGTGGAACGATTGCAAGGACTTCTGGAGCAATCCGATGCCAAGGAAGTCCTTCGCCAGGTGTATGGCGCGTTGGCCCATGAACTTCATATCCTCAAAATTCGCCATGAAATCGCGAGCCAGGCCCAGGCCGAAATTGGAAAATCCCAAAGAGAATATTTCCTGCGCCAACAGTTAAAAGAAATTCAACAAGAACTGGGAGAACTGGAGACCCAACCTGAAGATGGCGAGGTAGGGGAATTAAAGGCCCGTATCGAGAAGGCCGACCTTCCCGACATCGTGAGAACTGAAGCCACCAGAGAACTGAAGCGTCTGGTCAAACTGCCTCCTGCCTCCCCGGATCATCAAGTCATTCGGAGCTATCTGGAGTTGGTTCTGGAATTACCGTGGAACACCCTCACAGAAGATCACCTGGATCTGACTCATGTTCGAACGATATTAGATGAAGATCATTACGGCATTCAGGATGTCAAAGAACGCATCCTTGAGCACCTGGCCGTGTTGAAGTTGAATCCTTCTGCGAAGGCTCCCATTCTATGCCTGGTGGGACCTCCGGGGGTGGGGAAAACCAGCTTGGGGCAATCCATTGCCCGCGCCCTGGAAAGAAAGTTTGAACGCCTGAGCTTAGGGGGTCTTCATGACGAAGCCGAATTGCGAGGGCATCGCCGCACATATGTTGGCGCGATGCCAGGCCGTCTGATTCAGGCTCTTCGACGGGCTGGGGCCAAAAATCCGATCCTGATGCTGGACGAGGTCGATAAGGTTGGACAGGATTTCCGGGGAGATCCCGCGTCAGCCTTGTTAGAAATTCTTGACCCGGAACAAAATCATACCTTCCGCGACAATTACTTAGATCTGCCCTTTGACCTCTCTAAAGTGATGTTCATTACCACGGCCAATTCCCTGGACACCATCTCCCGTCCTCTCTTGGATCGGATGGAGACTATCCGTCTGGGAGGCTACAGTCATCAGGAAAAACTTGAAATTGCCAATCGCTATTTGTGGCCTCGTCGCTTAAAGGAAGCCGGCTTGGAGTCCAAACCTTTGACGCTCGAGGAACAGGTGATTCCTCATATCATCAAACGATATACCCGGGAAGCCGGCGTTCGCCAATTGGAACAGATGTTGGGACGGTTAACCCGGAAAGTGGCGCTGAAGCTGGCAGAACATCCGCCGGACCAGCCGGAGGAATCTCTCACGATTACCCAAGTGGACCTTCCGGAATGGTTGGGCATCGAACGATTTATGCCTGAGGAAGCCAGAAAAACATTGCCCCTGGGGGTAGCGACGGGAATGGCCTGGACAGAAACCGGCGGGGATGTCCTCTATGTTGAGAGTGCCCTTCTTCCGGGAGGGAGCGACCTCACCATTACCGGCCACATTGGCGATGTCATGCAGGAATCAGCTCAAGCGGCTCGAAGCTATCTCTGGTCGCGTGCCGAATCGCTGGGCTTGGATATCGCGGTGTTTAAGCAGAGTGGAATGCATATTCATGTGCCGGAGGGCGCCATTCCCAAAGATGGGCCATCCGCCGGTGTGACCATGGCCAGTGCTCTGGCTTCCCTCTTACTGAAAATCCCGGTGAGGAAGGATACGGCGATGACCGGAGAAATTGGGTTAACCGGATTGGTCCTGCCTGTGGGCGGGATTAAAGAAAAGATTCTGGCAGCGCATAGGGTCGGATTGCGCCGCATTGTCCTTCCCAAAGCCAACGAAAAAGATCTGAAAGATGTGCCTGACACGGTACGATCAGAATTGTCCGTTGTTTTCGTGGAAACGATTGAGGAGGCCTTACATGCTGTCCTGCTCAAGACGCCGGACACTCGTGAGAAAGAAAAGAATCCTCTTCACACCCAGCCTGCCGGAAGTGAGCAGCAATCCGTCATTGGCAGTCTCTAG
- a CDS encoding ABC transporter permease: MNYVALKMLFGDRPKYLMLLAGLTFSTMLIVQQGSIFWGLMTWSQSGITNVNAPVWVTDSNINQVEEIKPLADTTVNMVRSVSGVEWAVPLYKGVQRARLRDGNYEQIALVGIESSTLIGRPARVLEGHIEELRSPDAVAIDQLGVERLGGPKNIHLGTTFEINDHRVRVVAIVQTQKSFQNFPFVYTTYERALSVTPEERRKLSYVLASPVSGISPEELAGRIHEQTGLGAFTEDQFGWKTIRWILQNTGIGVNFGTTVLLGFIVGMAISGQTFYLFTVENLPQFGALKAIGASTGMLARMILLQSFTVGSIGYGVGVGLATLFGLTVAGGDRLPFKETWPLLVGVAVALLLICSVSSVISIRKLAKLEPAIVFRG; encoded by the coding sequence ATGAATTACGTTGCACTGAAAATGTTGTTTGGCGATCGCCCCAAATACCTCATGTTGCTGGCGGGGCTCACGTTTTCCACGATGCTCATCGTTCAGCAGGGGTCCATTTTCTGGGGGTTAATGACCTGGTCGCAATCGGGCATCACCAATGTGAATGCCCCTGTGTGGGTCACCGATTCCAATATCAATCAAGTCGAAGAGATTAAACCGCTGGCCGATACCACGGTGAACATGGTTCGAAGTGTTTCCGGTGTCGAGTGGGCGGTTCCTCTCTATAAGGGCGTCCAGCGGGCGAGGTTGCGGGATGGGAACTATGAGCAAATTGCGTTAGTCGGGATTGAATCCAGTACGTTAATCGGTCGACCCGCCAGGGTGTTGGAAGGCCACATTGAAGAGCTGCGGTCTCCTGACGCGGTCGCGATCGATCAATTAGGGGTGGAACGGTTAGGTGGGCCCAAAAACATTCATCTCGGCACCACATTTGAAATTAATGATCACCGTGTCAGGGTCGTGGCGATCGTGCAGACACAAAAAAGTTTTCAAAATTTTCCCTTCGTCTACACCACCTACGAACGAGCCTTGAGTGTGACACCAGAAGAACGGCGGAAATTGTCGTATGTCCTTGCCAGTCCGGTGAGTGGGATCAGCCCGGAAGAATTGGCCGGGCGAATTCATGAGCAAACCGGATTGGGAGCATTTACCGAAGACCAGTTCGGATGGAAAACGATTCGATGGATTCTCCAAAACACCGGTATTGGCGTGAATTTTGGTACCACCGTGTTATTAGGGTTTATTGTGGGGATGGCGATTTCCGGACAAACCTTTTACCTGTTTACGGTTGAGAACCTTCCGCAGTTTGGCGCGCTGAAAGCGATTGGAGCCAGCACGGGGATGCTGGCGCGTATGATCCTCCTGCAAAGTTTTACCGTCGGATCCATTGGATATGGCGTCGGTGTGGGATTGGCCACCCTGTTTGGATTGACCGTTGCAGGTGGAGACCGGCTGCCCTTTAAAGAAACATGGCCTCTTCTCGTCGGAGTGGCCGTGGCGCTCCTGTTGATCTGTAGTGTCTCGAGTGTGATTAGCATTCGAAAGTTGGCCAAACTTGAACCGGCAATTGTGTTTCGGGGGTAG
- a CDS encoding YjgN family protein has translation MKPCITEDTTDEHDQDGGVCSMELRPALICTTCGSAKNGRETCLQCGAALHSPQEKSVNHSNEPLLCTDHAFISSESHKPLTIHRTDSSAERSSDLATWGQDQRDQTRALHEIPLSGPDKSNDSDLFPIHHPIFWGRGRTLFGIFIVNTFFTLLTLGLYSFWGRVRIRQFLSSQTSFARTRFSYHGTPQELLKGWSKAFLVFGLPYAFLSLTPLIWDQIPIWIPNALAGIMALCFIPVAVVGSHRYRLSRTSLGTIRFSFRGHVKDYTKIWVLGSVLTVLTLGIYYPFFENARRKFLVAHTYFGNRPFTYSGTGSGLLRIYVTSLAFSMIIIITLIGINAGPDGLTILAQWPSEGWRDIFFNSLFITGLLTLLLPWFYLQVAKQRYQWNHSDFGDAHFHFSASTWNLMELRMTNFLMLILTFGLAWPWVQVRNLQFLYYHLNLQGPLDFQRIEQEALDASPTGEELAGYFDAGFDLG, from the coding sequence GTGAAACCATGTATCACGGAAGACACCACTGATGAGCACGATCAAGACGGAGGCGTCTGCTCGATGGAATTGAGGCCCGCGTTGATTTGCACAACCTGCGGGTCGGCCAAAAATGGTAGAGAGACCTGTTTGCAATGTGGAGCCGCGCTTCATTCTCCACAAGAGAAATCCGTAAACCACTCCAATGAACCACTACTCTGCACAGATCATGCCTTCATTTCATCAGAGTCTCATAAGCCGTTGACCATTCATAGAACAGACTCATCGGCTGAACGCAGTTCTGATTTGGCCACTTGGGGCCAGGATCAGAGAGACCAAACCCGGGCCCTTCACGAAATACCCCTTTCCGGCCCGGACAAGTCAAACGATTCCGATTTGTTTCCCATCCACCATCCCATTTTTTGGGGCCGTGGCCGAACGCTCTTTGGCATTTTCATTGTCAATACCTTTTTCACATTACTGACACTTGGCCTGTATTCTTTTTGGGGGAGAGTACGTATTCGCCAATTTTTGAGCAGTCAGACCAGCTTTGCCCGCACTCGCTTTTCCTATCATGGAACTCCTCAGGAATTATTGAAGGGATGGTCAAAAGCGTTTTTGGTATTCGGTCTTCCCTATGCTTTCCTCAGTCTCACCCCCCTCATTTGGGATCAGATTCCGATCTGGATTCCCAATGCGCTTGCAGGGATCATGGCCTTGTGCTTCATTCCAGTCGCCGTGGTCGGATCGCATCGTTATCGGTTGAGTCGAACCTCGTTGGGAACGATTCGTTTCTCCTTCCGTGGGCACGTGAAAGATTATACGAAAATATGGGTCCTGGGAAGCGTACTGACCGTGTTGACCCTCGGCATCTATTACCCGTTTTTCGAAAATGCCAGACGAAAATTTCTCGTCGCTCACACCTACTTTGGTAATCGCCCATTCACCTATTCCGGAACGGGAAGCGGGCTCTTGAGGATCTATGTCACATCCCTCGCCTTCAGCATGATCATTATCATTACACTCATCGGGATTAACGCGGGACCTGACGGTCTCACCATCCTCGCCCAATGGCCATCCGAAGGTTGGCGAGACATTTTTTTTAATTCCCTATTCATCACCGGATTGCTCACGCTGCTGCTTCCATGGTTTTACCTGCAAGTAGCCAAGCAACGGTACCAATGGAATCATTCAGATTTTGGAGACGCGCATTTTCATTTTTCTGCCTCCACATGGAATCTCATGGAGTTACGGATGACGAACTTCCTCATGCTTATTCTCACGTTTGGATTAGCCTGGCCGTGGGTCCAGGTCCGAAACCTCCAATTTCTCTATTATCATCTGAACCTGCAAGGACCTTTAGATTTTCAACGCATCGAACAGGAAGCTTTGGATGCGTCCCCCACCGGAGAAGAGCTTGCGGGGTACTTTGACGCTGGTTTTGATTTAGGCTAA
- a CDS encoding ABC transporter ATP-binding protein has product MSGNLSPTLNHDSAHWLVQARGVVKSFGEGETRIPVLKGVDLHVAHGEVLLLVGPSGSGKTTLLSVIAGILESDEGEVRILGESILELSASEKTKFRRDHLGFIFQQYHLLPTLTAVENAAVPLLIRGVAKHEALAQAEKILGSMGMGERLAALPTRLSGGEQQRVAIARALVSDPQLLLCDEPTANLDGETGHRIVQQLHDIGKQRDRGVIIVTHDTRIFEFGDRIVHMEDGRVDQIQEGQETPL; this is encoded by the coding sequence GTGAGTGGAAATCTGTCTCCGACTCTCAACCATGATTCGGCTCACTGGCTGGTCCAGGCCAGGGGGGTGGTGAAATCGTTTGGGGAAGGAGAGACGCGGATTCCTGTCCTGAAGGGAGTTGATTTACATGTCGCCCACGGGGAAGTCTTGTTACTGGTGGGTCCTTCGGGTAGCGGAAAAACGACTCTCTTGTCGGTGATTGCCGGCATTTTAGAAAGCGATGAGGGAGAGGTGAGAATTTTGGGCGAATCCATTCTGGAATTGTCCGCGTCGGAAAAAACGAAGTTTCGCCGAGATCATCTGGGATTTATTTTCCAACAATATCATCTCTTGCCCACTCTCACCGCGGTTGAAAATGCCGCAGTGCCATTATTGATTCGCGGGGTAGCCAAACACGAGGCCCTGGCTCAAGCGGAGAAGATTCTCGGGAGCATGGGCATGGGAGAACGCTTGGCTGCATTGCCAACCAGACTATCGGGAGGCGAGCAACAGCGGGTGGCGATTGCCCGGGCTTTGGTGAGTGATCCCCAGTTACTGCTGTGTGACGAACCGACGGCGAACCTGGATGGAGAAACGGGACACCGCATTGTGCAGCAATTGCATGATATCGGAAAACAGCGTGATCGGGGGGTGATTATTGTGACGCACGATACCCGGATTTTTGAATTTGGCGATCGCATTGTCCATATGGAAGATGGACGAGTGGATCAGATCCAAGAAGGACAGGAGACACCCCTTTAA
- a CDS encoding efflux RND transporter periplasmic adaptor subunit codes for MVLRRLSFWIALGGIILTIATLWGANKKVAPPPPMEAPPQNPYPVTVAAAGIIEAVNENVRIAPPVSGLVTKVYVTVADHVEQGDPLFQLDDRELRAQLQTKTDSLPSAAARIAEQQIRLRDVQDQLKRLQSVTDRRAVSEDDVKRKWHEAEGAKRALIRARADFHLARTERDEVQALLNRLTVRAPRVATILQVNVRAGEYATVNAIEPLIILGDTETLQVRADIDEVNAPLVVPGSPAVAYLKGYTDQAIPLTFDRIEPYIVPKRSLTGDNRERVDTRVLQVIYRFERPPFPVYVGQQVDVYIERPVERVSSQDPNRSKNGTRPSDTSRPLSETGETP; via the coding sequence ATGGTACTGCGGCGTTTGAGTTTTTGGATCGCGTTGGGGGGCATCATTTTGACGATTGCGACCTTGTGGGGCGCTAATAAGAAAGTGGCTCCGCCTCCACCGATGGAAGCTCCTCCTCAGAATCCGTATCCGGTCACGGTGGCCGCAGCAGGCATTATTGAGGCTGTGAACGAAAATGTCAGAATCGCGCCTCCGGTCTCCGGTCTGGTGACGAAGGTGTATGTCACGGTGGCGGATCATGTTGAACAGGGAGATCCGTTGTTTCAGTTGGATGATCGGGAGTTGCGGGCACAACTGCAAACCAAGACCGATTCGCTCCCGTCTGCAGCGGCGCGGATCGCCGAGCAGCAGATCCGGCTCCGGGATGTCCAGGACCAATTAAAGCGGCTTCAGTCGGTCACAGACCGCCGGGCGGTCAGTGAAGATGATGTGAAGAGGAAATGGCATGAGGCGGAAGGTGCCAAGCGGGCGTTGATTCGGGCAAGGGCTGATTTCCATTTGGCCAGAACAGAACGGGATGAAGTGCAAGCATTATTAAACCGTCTCACGGTTCGAGCACCGCGTGTGGCGACGATTCTTCAGGTCAATGTTCGAGCCGGGGAATATGCCACGGTGAATGCCATCGAGCCGCTCATCATATTAGGGGATACGGAAACCTTACAGGTACGGGCCGATATCGATGAGGTCAATGCGCCGCTGGTGGTGCCGGGAAGTCCGGCGGTGGCCTACCTTAAAGGATATACGGATCAGGCTATTCCTCTTACCTTCGATCGCATTGAACCCTACATTGTGCCCAAACGTTCCCTCACTGGAGACAATCGAGAGCGGGTCGACACCAGAGTGCTCCAGGTGATTTATCGATTTGAACGGCCTCCCTTCCCGGTCTATGTCGGCCAACAAGTCGATGTCTATATCGAGCGCCCTGTTGAACGGGTTTCGAGTCAGGACCCTAACCGATCTAAGAACGGAACCCGGCCATCTGATACCTCCCGTCCGTTGTCGGAGACAGGGGAGACTCCGTAA
- a CDS encoding M48 family metallopeptidase: protein MAYPTKWKGSYYDGQSVVPQYVTITISGVGLILHFADHTTTTWNYHDLRQTQGRYSGEEVRFERGTGIGETLVIPSPKILLAIHEHGGSHASHFHHPRTRHTRVYWTVLAALASIPIVYGIFTWGIPSLAQPITAAIPLSWEIQLGQYVQQEVTDGKPVCDNPKLIHAVDSIMTSLTRSTDHLPYQFQVTVVDSPLVNAMAAPGGYVMVFRGLLQDTASPEELAGVLAHEIQHVLLRHTMHLIVRHVSMAFVIAALSGDASGMVAYALQAAQTLQTLSYSREAEDQADEQGFRLLQRSGINPEGMVTFFAKLGKEQPANDVLRYLSTHPATQDRLAHLKSLLPPASVTYRAFPFHAEWSEINTYCN, encoded by the coding sequence ATGGCATACCCCACCAAATGGAAAGGGTCCTATTATGACGGACAATCGGTAGTTCCACAGTATGTGACCATTACCATTTCAGGTGTCGGCCTGATCCTTCACTTTGCTGACCACACAACCACGACATGGAACTATCATGATCTTCGACAAACCCAGGGGCGCTATTCCGGCGAAGAAGTACGATTTGAGCGAGGGACAGGCATTGGCGAAACCCTGGTCATCCCCAGCCCCAAAATTCTGCTGGCGATTCATGAGCATGGCGGATCACACGCCAGTCATTTTCATCATCCCCGCACACGACACACTCGTGTGTATTGGACGGTTCTGGCCGCACTCGCCAGCATCCCCATCGTGTATGGCATTTTTACCTGGGGTATTCCCTCATTGGCTCAGCCAATCACCGCCGCCATTCCGCTTTCCTGGGAAATTCAGTTGGGCCAATATGTCCAACAGGAAGTCACAGACGGGAAACCGGTTTGCGACAACCCGAAACTGATCCACGCGGTCGACTCCATAATGACGTCTCTGACCAGATCCACTGACCACCTTCCCTATCAATTTCAGGTGACCGTGGTGGATAGCCCCCTCGTCAACGCCATGGCTGCCCCGGGCGGATATGTCATGGTCTTCCGCGGTCTCTTACAAGACACCGCTTCGCCCGAAGAACTCGCAGGAGTGTTAGCTCATGAAATTCAACACGTTCTGCTTCGACACACCATGCACCTTATCGTGCGGCATGTGTCGATGGCTTTCGTCATCGCCGCCCTTAGCGGGGATGCCAGCGGCATGGTGGCCTATGCACTCCAAGCCGCCCAAACTCTTCAGACCCTGTCCTACAGCCGTGAGGCGGAAGACCAAGCCGATGAACAGGGATTCCGGTTATTACAACGGTCGGGAATTAATCCCGAGGGGATGGTCACCTTTTTCGCTAAACTTGGGAAAGAACAACCTGCAAACGACGTCCTTCGTTATCTTTCGACCCATCCAGCGACCCAAGACCGCCTGGCACACCTGAAGTCCTTGCTGCCACCAGCCTCCGTGACCTATCGAGCCTTCCCGTTTCACGCTGAGTGGTCCGAGATCAATACATACTGCAATTGA
- a CDS encoding CPBP family glutamic-type intramembrane protease codes for MAGISWMSYVVWQVRQDPTRWKKWGFRTDNLRQAFMWPSVLFAGSGLAMAWYGIVAGRDLWQSHMLLLLFLYPVWGILQQFLVQALGVDNLIKIFPQHGLWLAIPVGVILFALVHVPDWWLTLATGLMACFFILFYTRDRNLWPLGLYHGWLGTFFYLWVLGRDPWVSVFGR; via the coding sequence TTGGCGGGCATCAGTTGGATGAGCTATGTCGTCTGGCAGGTTCGGCAAGATCCGACGAGGTGGAAAAAGTGGGGATTTCGCACCGACAATCTTCGACAAGCCTTTATGTGGCCATCGGTATTATTTGCCGGGTCGGGATTAGCCATGGCCTGGTATGGCATAGTGGCCGGTCGAGATCTCTGGCAAAGCCACATGCTGTTGCTGTTGTTCCTATATCCTGTATGGGGAATTCTCCAACAGTTTCTTGTGCAGGCGCTGGGTGTCGATAATCTTATAAAAATATTTCCTCAGCATGGCCTGTGGCTGGCCATCCCCGTTGGGGTGATTCTGTTTGCCCTGGTCCATGTCCCCGACTGGTGGCTGACGTTAGCCACCGGCCTTATGGCCTGCTTTTTTATCCTGTTCTATACCCGTGATCGAAATCTTTGGCCGCTGGGACTCTATCATGGCTGGCTGGGCACGTTTTTTTATCTCTGGGTTCTTGGCCGCGATCCTTGGGTATCCGTTTTTGGAAGATAG
- a CDS encoding hydantoinase B/oxoprolinase family protein, with the protein MDDPIRTEMMKHRLVSVAEEMGARLQRAAFSPNIKERCDFSCAVFDASGNLVAQAAHIPVHLGAMPLSVQACLESLTLAPGDVAMVNDPYRGGTHLPDLTVVSPIFVKDTSPPTLLGLVANRAHHADIGGMSAGSMPLSQEIFQEGLIIPPVKLMVGDKKNEDIWRMLLANVRTPEERMGDLQAQLAANQIGGERMRAMAERFGVQPLLLEMDALLRYSERMTRQLISMLPNGCYRFEDALDNDGFTEEPAVIRVAITIQDEQVTVDFSGTDTQRPGSINAVYPVTLSAVAYVFRCVLGLDIPANSGCLRPVHVIAPEGTLVNARRPAAVAAGNVETSQRIVDVLLGALAQACPDRIPAASQGTMNNLTIGGWDQRHNRPFAYYETIGGGMGAGPECDGASGRHSHMTNTLNTPVEAVEYAYPFRIARYALREKSGGSGQHQGGDGIVRTYEFLQSAEVTLLSDRRITNSYGLEGGAPGESGRNSLRQNGIEKDVGGKCSFPVEAGDQLTIETPGGGGYGTNQNLG; encoded by the coding sequence ATGGATGATCCCATTCGCACTGAAATGATGAAGCACCGATTGGTGTCCGTGGCCGAGGAAATGGGCGCTCGCCTGCAGAGGGCCGCCTTCTCGCCAAACATCAAAGAACGCTGTGATTTTTCCTGTGCGGTGTTTGATGCATCGGGAAATCTGGTGGCGCAAGCGGCCCATATCCCGGTTCATCTTGGAGCTATGCCCTTATCGGTGCAAGCCTGCCTTGAATCCTTGACGCTGGCGCCCGGCGATGTGGCCATGGTCAATGATCCCTATCGCGGGGGCACACATCTTCCCGATCTCACCGTGGTGTCCCCCATTTTTGTGAAAGACACCTCTCCTCCCACTCTCTTGGGGTTGGTCGCCAATCGTGCGCACCATGCCGACATTGGGGGAATGTCGGCAGGGTCGATGCCGTTGTCACAGGAAATTTTTCAAGAAGGACTCATTATCCCACCGGTGAAACTCATGGTGGGGGATAAAAAAAATGAGGACATCTGGCGGATGTTATTGGCGAATGTCCGTACTCCGGAGGAACGCATGGGTGACCTCCAGGCTCAACTGGCCGCGAATCAGATTGGAGGGGAACGGATGCGAGCGATGGCTGAACGGTTTGGCGTGCAACCGCTGCTCCTGGAAATGGATGCCCTGCTTCGTTACAGCGAACGCATGACGCGCCAGCTAATCAGCATGTTGCCTAATGGCTGCTACCGTTTTGAAGATGCTCTGGATAACGATGGATTCACTGAAGAACCTGCTGTCATTCGTGTCGCCATTACGATCCAGGATGAACAGGTCACTGTTGATTTTTCGGGAACTGATACACAACGGCCTGGTAGTATCAATGCAGTCTATCCGGTCACGTTGTCCGCAGTGGCCTATGTCTTCCGATGTGTGTTGGGTTTGGATATCCCTGCCAATAGCGGATGTTTGCGGCCGGTTCACGTTATTGCACCGGAAGGCACGTTGGTGAATGCCCGGCGTCCGGCGGCGGTTGCGGCTGGAAATGTGGAAACCTCCCAGCGAATCGTGGATGTCCTGCTTGGCGCGTTGGCGCAAGCCTGTCCCGATCGCATTCCGGCGGCCAGTCAGGGCACGATGAATAATCTCACCATCGGTGGATGGGATCAACGACACAACCGGCCCTTTGCCTATTACGAAACCATCGGCGGTGGTATGGGTGCGGGTCCTGAATGTGATGGGGCGAGCGGCCGCCACTCACACATGACTAATACCCTGAACACGCCGGTGGAAGCTGTTGAATATGCCTATCCGTTTCGAATTGCTCGCTATGCGTTGCGGGAGAAGTCCGGAGGAAGCGGTCAGCATCAGGGCGGAGACGGAATTGTCCGGACCTACGAATTTCTTCAGTCTGCCGAGGTCACGCTGTTGTCCGACCGCCGGATCACCAATTCGTATGGATTGGAAGGGGGCGCACCAGGTGAATCCGGGCGCAACAGCTTGAGGCAAAACGGAATCGAAAAAGATGTCGGGGGAAAATGTTCATTCCCCGTTGAAGCGGGCGATCAACTCACCATTGAAACCCCCGGCGGCGGTGGATATGGAACCAACCAGAATCTCGGTTAG
- a CDS encoding TetR/AcrR family transcriptional regulator, which yields MPLSPKRISGPVRKAKIIQSAASLFAKKGFSGTKTREIAQKAGVSEALIFKHFPSKEDLYAAILAEESPVPGLLSKVRSLAEQQKDVEVFSVIARTVVGGAPDSDLMRLILFSALENHEMSDMFFHNHIRVFYDFLAGYIQQRIDDKAFQPVQPLIAARAFMGMLIYHRLLTVLFQAQLPQTAEDISRTFVNIMMNGLKLPSPKGAVRRSGRTNKPRTRTARKV from the coding sequence ATGCCATTGTCACCGAAACGAATAAGCGGTCCGGTGCGGAAGGCCAAAATCATTCAGTCGGCGGCCTCCCTATTTGCCAAAAAAGGGTTTAGCGGGACCAAGACCCGGGAGATTGCCCAGAAGGCCGGAGTCAGCGAAGCCCTTATTTTTAAACATTTTCCCAGTAAAGAAGATTTATATGCGGCCATTCTTGCGGAGGAATCGCCCGTGCCGGGATTACTCTCCAAAGTAAGAAGTCTCGCTGAGCAACAAAAGGATGTTGAGGTGTTTTCCGTAATTGCCCGGACGGTGGTCGGAGGGGCTCCGGATTCCGATTTGATGAGGTTGATTTTGTTCAGCGCACTGGAAAACCATGAGATGTCGGATATGTTTTTCCACAACCACATCCGGGTGTTTTACGATTTTTTGGCCGGCTACATACAACAGCGTATAGATGATAAGGCCTTTCAGCCGGTTCAGCCCCTCATCGCTGCACGCGCCTTTATGGGCATGCTGATTTATCACCGGTTGTTGACGGTCTTATTTCAGGCCCAACTTCCTCAGACTGCCGAAGACATTTCGCGGACCTTTGTGAACATCATGATGAACGGACTCAAACTCCCTTCACCCAAGGGAGCGGTACGCAGGTCAGGTCGGACAAACAAACCTCGGACGCGCACGGCACGGAAGGTATGA